The Bacteroides ovatus genomic interval GACGCTGTAGCAGCAGTGAGTACGACGTCGGCCATATCGATCACTTCCAGAGAGTTGTCCGGAAATTGAGTGGCTGATAATCTCATGGAAGAACCACCGGAACTTTCCATAGAATAACCGGCCATTGCTCCAACAGTGTGCCGGCCAAATGTCTTGTTGTAATGCAACACCCCTTGGAGAAGGAATTTATTACCACGTGATTCGGTACGACTTGCTGTCGTTCTGTAGCCTTCCACATCCGTCCGGTATTTGGTGATGGTGCTCGGTACGAAAGAACGGCTTTGGGCACTATTAAAATTATACGAACCGGTCACTTCTGCTTTAATGCCATTCCATATATCCGCTTTAATATAGGCAGATGAACTGAATTGCACCTTTTCTCCTTTGTTTTGTACATGTTCCATATAGGCAACAGGACTGATTTTGCTGGAACTGGTCCAACGATAGTAGCCGTAAGCCCCTGCACCGGTATAGATGCCATCTTCAGGTTCTGCAACCGGAGCCATGGTAAGTACGTTCGTTGCCTGACGGTCTTTACCATCTACACGTCCTCCTTCATTCCAACTGGCAGATGGTGCCAGATTAACTCCGACAGTAATCCGGTTGAATACTTTCGATTCTACATTGGCACGGAAATTCAAGCGCTTATAATTACTTTCGATAGCGATACCCTCCTGATCTGTGTATCCCATTGATACACGATATTTAGTGTTACCGCGACCACTTGAAAGAGAGAGTTGATAATTCTGTATCGGAGCCAGACGGAAGAATTCATCCTGCCAGTCAATCAATTTCAGATTGCCGTAACCGGGTTCTGTCCAGCGGGGGTCATTCAGGAAATAATAACTTTCCTTTCCACCGATCATTGCCAGACGGGTAGCGTAATCATCTTCAATCGTTGCCCCTTTACTCCCGTATTGAGAAATATATCTGTTATTATTATATGCGGTACGGAATTCAATCCATTCTTCGGGCGACAGTACATCTACTTTTCTTTCCAATGACTGAATACCGAAAGAGGCCTGGAACTGTACTCTCACTTTTTCATCAGTACCGGCTTGTTTGGTGGTAATCAAGACAACCCCATTGGCACCGCGGGAACCATAGATAGCCGATGAGGAAGCATCTTTTAATACTTCAATAGACTGTATGTCTCCGGGGTTGAGGCTACCGAGGTCATCGACAGGAATACCGTCTACTACATATAAAGGAGTAGCATCTGCGTTGATAGAAGCAGCTCCACGTACACGAATCTGTAATTCGGAACCCGGTTCACCGGTGGTGCTACGAACTTCCACACCTGCCAGTTGTCCTTGCAGGGAAGAAGCGATATTGGTTGATGCCCGGTCTTCCAGCTTTTCGGCATTTACTTTGGCGATAGCTCCGGTCACATTTCCTTTCTTGGCACTACCGTAGCCGATTGCTACGACTTCATCCAGTGCGATAGCGGATTCCGACAGTTTGATTTGCAGCGTTTTATCGGTAATGGTTACTGTTTGAGTGTTATATCCGATAAAAGACACTTCCAGCAGTTTGGCACTTTTGGGAGCGGAGAGTACGAATTTACCGTCTAAATCAGTAATCGTTCCTTTGGCGGTTCCTTTCACAGTGACGTTTGCACCGATAATCGGTTCATCTTTCTCATCTACGACTACACCTGTCACCGTCCGGTTTTGTGCGAACGACAGGGTAGATTGTACTACGAACAGAGTCATTAAAAGGAGATATTGAATCTTCCTTCCCAGACTGCCATTTCCATGCAAAATGTTTTTCATGTTAATATCTCTAAGTGATTAAATTAGTAAATAACGGAAGATGCAGACATGGTTTGTTTTTCCATTTGTCTGACTTCCTCTGCAAAGGAAGTGTATTAGGAGAAATTACGCTCAAGTATTCGTACGGAAAAGATGTAATTTCATACTAATTGCTAAAAAACACATTTGGCATTTGTACGCCACCCCCTATGAACGTACAAATATAGCCTTTTCAACGGATTGCCTTTATCTGTTCATACATCTGTTTGCCCAAATATTCGGCAGAATTTTGGTTGAAATGCAAACGGTCGCCCATCAATTCCGCATCCGACATGTCTATCAAATATGCGTTCTTATCTTCTTTAGCAAAACGTTTCATGGCGGCTTCCACTTCGCTGCCATACTGTTTGTTCTTCTTGGCTACCGTACCGAAAATAAAAGGTAGGTTGGAGTAATCTTTTCCTGTTTTTTCGCTTAGATGGTTGCGTACATAAGTGACTACTGCTTTCAGGTTTTCATAATATTTATCTCCATGTGCATGGTCACTTTCTCCCTGATGCCATAGGAATGCATCAATCTGATAACCGTTTTTCAACTTGGATAATGTATTGTCGATGCAGCCGTCTATGTCATTGATGAAGGACAGAAGTAAAGAACGTCCTTTCTCACTGGTTGCCGTATTATTTGCCAGCCATTCGGGATTTGCCGACCAATGAATTGATTTGTCCGAAGCATTGGAAGGCTCGATAGAAGTTCCGCCGATTGCCCATTTGATAACATAGAAAGGCTCTTGCCACCATTGTTCCAGCCAATAGTAGGTAATAGCATCGTACCCCCAGGTATTGGGTTTGGCTCTTCTTTTACTCTTAGGCCAGAAGGGACGGAATTTCCCGTCTGTACGGTTCTGGGCAATTCTGCAATACTTGTAGGCTCCTGTCGTAAAAGCCGTATCTGTTGCCATTGTTTTGATGTAATCCGGCAAACGGTCGTTGGGTACACGTCCGTCGGTATTCGATTGTCCGGCGGTGATAATCACATGGGCAGGTTCGTTGTTGCCCGCCATACAGTTGCAGCTGAATGCAAGTATGAAAAGGATCAGTAAATTCTTCATGATAGAAATATGCTTTATGATTTTATAAACTATGGAGGTAATAAAAAGTCCTCCTCACGTTTATTATCGCTCGGGAGGACTTCTTATCAAACTAACAATCGTGTGAGAAATCTAATACCTGTTGAGAACTATTTATTTGATTGTTTCGAGAAACTCTACTTCGATGATTCTTAACTGGTTTTTGCTGCTGCTTTTTTCCAGTTCCATTTTATTGGCGGCCTTAGCCTCTACTTCGATAATCTGTCCGAAAGCATCTTTGTCACTAGTGTTTCCTTTCAAGCGGATGGTTATCGTATTGGCACGTACGGGCTTTTCTATATTGAGATGAATATATCCCAGGCTTTTATCCGTGTTTCCGCTCCAAATCAAGGTGTTGCCGGCATATACTTCCAGCGGGTAACTTCGTGAACGCCATCCTTGCAGTTTGATGCATATATCGTCTATTTCGGCATCTCTTTCCAATGTATAGGTAATCCATGCAGTGCTTAGTTTGCCGTCATTCTTCCATTCGGTCAGTTCGATATCATCGTAGCTTTTTTCAGCATCATTATTGTTGGAACCGGCTTTTGCCGAAACGATTCGTACGCCCTTTTTGCTGTCTTTGTAAGAAGGGGTAGAAGGTGTTTCGCCTCTGTCCAGTCTGCCTTTCAAGGTAGACTGCGGAAGATAGGAACTCAAACCTCCAGTCACTTTTACAGGCACCGTTTCCAATGTGAGAGAGGCACTTGGAAGTCCTTTAGCCTGTGCTGTCAGAGTTACTTTTCCGGCAGTCGTCGTACTGCGGATCAGTGCGCGGTTGATACCACATTCTACCGGAAGGTTTGTATCAAGAATATGATTGTTTTCACCTTGAGCAATACCTCCGCGCCATTCCGCATGACCGTTGAGTGTGAACTGAACGGTGCGGTTGTCCAACGGACAGCGTTTTCCGTCTTTATCTACCACTTCTACCTGTATCAATGCCATATCCGCACCGTCTGCATGAAATCCTTCGGGGTTTTGGATAGCGGTAAGTTTCAGACTGGCAGGTTCACCGGCTGTATTTAGAGCATAGCGGCTGATTTCTTTCCCTGCTTTATTGTAGCTGACAGCTTCCAGCTTGCCCGGTTTGAAGGCTACGTTGTCGAAAGTAAAGAGAAAATTGTATTGGCGTTTGCCTTTACCCAGGGAGTTACCATTCAGGAAAAGTTCCACCTCTTCTCCAGTAGATACTACCTGCACAGGTTTTACCGTATTTTCCGGATAGTTCCAATGGCCGATGATGTAGGTCTGGTCTTTTTCCGTATCTACCCATCCGTCCCACATTACCTGATGTGCGTAGAAAGCATCTTTTTCGATACGCATCGCGTCCGTCACTCCACTTCTTCGGTAGTTTTCCGCACCCCGGTAATGAGTGTTAGTGTCGGAGAAGATAATTTTAGTACCGCCGGAGCTGACTCTGTTACCCGTTCCGGGACGCTCACGCCAATAATCATACCAGCGGGCTATCATGGTGATGGCAAGCTCATCTTGGTTGCGGTTATAGTCAGTGGCCGGTTGTCCTTTATAAAGTGGTCCGTCACCTTCTTTATGGAAAGGATAGCTGTATTCATCCCAGTACTTTCTTAAACCTTCGTCGCGGCAATATTCGGTCGCCCACATCGGATGATGTTCGCTTCTGTTAATGTACAGCATTTCGCCGCCGTATTCTGCTTCGCGGATATCCAACATTTCACGTGATCCGATGGCACGTCCGCCGAACGGGTCGTATTTGTCGCGGACAGCTTTCATTTCTATCATGTGTTCGCGGCTGATGGCTTTGTTGCCACATTCGTAGAACAGGATACTCGGATTATTACGGTTGTAGATAATCGCGTCTCGCATCAACTCTACCCGTTGTTCCCATTGACGTCCTTCACGGTCTTTTTCAGCATCTCCGGCAGGCATTGCCTGTATCAGACCTACACGGTCGCAGGATTCTACATCCTGTTTCCACGGAGTAACGTGCATCCAGCGAACCAGATTCGCGTTTCCTTTCACCATCAGGTCATTAGAGAAATCGCTCAACCAGGCAGGTACGGACAGGCCTACTGCCGGCCATTCGTTGCTGGTACGCTGTGCATATCCTTTCATTTGGATAATACGGTCGTTCAGCCATATCTTTCCTTCTGCAAAACGTGTCTTGCGGAAGCCGGTGCGGGTACTTACTTCATCGAATACCTGATTGTTGTCATCTTTCAGAGCGGTTTTTACCGTATACAAGTAACCATATCCCCAACTCCAGAAGTGAAGATTATGGAGGGTGGCGGATGCTTTTACCGTTTTAGTCTCTCCGGCTTTCAAAGTCACTTTATCACCTTGGAAAGTTTTCATTAGTTTGCCGTCTGCATCAAGTACACTCACTTGATAGCTGAATTGCCGGGGAGCTTTACTGTCATTTCTGACTTCCGATTCGGCATGAATCGTAGCTTTGCGTCCTTGGATGTCGAAGTCTTGGGCATAGACGTATACGCCTGTCGTTTTCAGGTTGCTATATAGGGGAAGAGTCTGATATACATTATCAGTAACGTACAAGAAGACGTTTTTAGGAATACCGCCATAGTTGGCATTGAAATTGCGGTCGTTCCACTGGAACTTAGAGTTAGTTCCTTCTTCTCTGTACATCCAGTCGTTGTCGGTGCGAACGGCAATCACGTTCTCACCCTCTTTGATATGTGGAGTCAGGTCGAACCCTACCGCCATAACACCATTTTCGTGTCTGCCCAGATAATGTCCGTTGAGATAGAAGTCTCCGCGTTGGCGTACTCCTTCAAATTCGACGAATACTTTCTGATTACTTTTCAGTTCCGGAATCCGGAAATTCTTGCGATACCATACCACTGTATCTGTCAATTGTTCGATGGAAAGTTTGAATGCTTCGTCTTCATTGAAGGCATGAGGCAAAGTCACTTGTTTCCATTTACTGTCGTCGAATTTTGCGTCTTTGGCTTTAGGAAAGTCTCCTATCCGCAGCTTCCATTCGCTGTTGAAATTGTATTTTTTGCGTTCGGATGCCTGTCCGTTGATGACAGACAGTGCAGTCAGCAGAAATACGAAAAGAAATAATTTGTGTTTCATGATAGTCTATTAAAATGTTCTGCTGCAAAGGAAGTACATTGAGAGAAAACATACATATACTACCGTACGGAAAGGATGTAATTTTTATCTCATGATGAAAAAAAGCGACTGGTATTTGTACACAATTTCAGATAATAGTACACATTCCCCGTTGATAGGAGAATGAGATACTATTATCTGCGGTTAGCACATGTTCTTTTTAAACATCCGTTTCATTCTCTTCTTCTTTTTCTTCGGAAGCTTGTTCTGTGTTCTCTGCCGTATCATTGGAAGCCGGAGCTTTACCACCGTTCTTCTGATAAACAGAAGGGGCTATTCCGAATTGATTCTTGAAGCATTTGCTGAAATAATAGGGATCGTTGATACCTACTTTGTAGGAAATCTCGGAAACAGTCAGGTCTTCGGTTAACAATAATTCCGCAGCTTTCTTCAAACGAATGACACGCAGGTATTCATTGGGAGAGTATCCGGTGACACCACGTACTTTCTTGTAGAATACGGTACGTCCCAATCCCATCAGGTTGGCATAGTCATCTACGGAAAATTCCGTTTCCACCATGTGCTCGTTCAGCATTTCATTCAGTTTTGCCAGGAATTTGCTGTCCTTGTTGTTCGTACAGATAGCCGCATGAACCATTCCCGGTTCGTTGGAGAATTTTTCACGCAGTTTGTCCCGCTGTTCGATCAGTTTGGAGATTCTGGCCAGTAATAAGGAGATGCTGAATGGTTTGGTGATATAAGCATCCGCGCCGGATTCGATACCTTCCAGATATTTTTCTTCCATATTGAGGGCGGTTAGCAGAATGATGGGAATGTGGCTGGTGGCAAATTCATTCTTTAATTTCTTGGTCACTTCGAATCCCGTCATACCCGGCATTAATACGTCGCAGATAATCAGATCTGCATCATAAGTTTGTGCACGTTCGAAGCCACTGATACCATCCGCTTCTGCCACTACTTCGAAGTAATGACTGATTTCTTCTTTCAGGAATTCGCGGACATCATTATCATCTTCAATGATTAATACTTTCCGCTTGTTCAACGGTACGGGAGGTGCTGCCTGTTCGTCCGTATTTTCGTCTGTGACAAACTCTTTATGGCGTTGTTTCTCTTCTTCAATCAATAACTGGTTAGGAACCAGGAAATCTTTTTCTTCATAAACACTGGCGTCCGTTGGTAGTTCGACGGTGAAGATGGAACCGCCGCCTTCATTCTCATTATAAGAAATCGTTCCTTTATGTATATTGATCAGACCGTATGTCAGATGAAGTCCGACGCCTACACTGCTGTGTGAGAAGCTGCTTTGCATAAAGCGTTTGAACAGTTCGGCACGCTTCTCTTTCGGGATGCCCAGTCCTGTGTCGATCACTTGTATGCAGAGCTGTTTCTTCTGTTCCTGTACGTCTACTTTGAATATAATCTTTCCGTTGGAAGGAGTATATTTAAAAGCGTTGGAGAGCAGGTTATAGATCACTTTATCAAGATTCCCCTTATCCACAGGCATCTTGTAAGAGTTCTGTGAGGGCTCGAAACGGAAATCCATGTTTTTGGATTCGCTGACGTCCTTGAAACTAAGGAATATCTCATAGCAGAAAGCGACAACATCCGTTTCCTCCAGGGAGAGGGCGAGTTTGTTTTTCTGCATTTTCCGGAATTCCAGTAGTTGGTTGATAAGCCTCAACATTCGTTTCGTGCTCTTGTCCATGATCTTCAGGGAGTGTTGCATATCCTTGGAGTGGTTTCCCATGTTGACAATTCTTTCCAAAGCACCTTGAATCAGTGTCAACGGAGTGCGGAATTCATGAGAGATGTTGGTAAAGAATTCCAGTTTATACTCCGTCAACTGGTTTTCTACAGCGATACGGTTACGCAGCGCATTGAAATTTCTGATAATACGGAAACTGAAGTAACCCGCTATGGCTATTAGAATGGCATAGATCAGGTAAGCCCATCCGGTTTTCCAGAAAGGAGGAGCTATTACGATTTCCATCACATTTTCTTCTCCCCAGATACCGGCGGCGTTGCAGGCTTTCACATGTAGTTCATATTTGCCCGGAGGCAGATTCCGGTAAGTGGCAAAGTTCAGGCTGGAGGGCGAACTCCATTCCGTATCGTATGGAGGAAGACTGTAAGAGTATTTGGATACCCCGTCCAGATAGTTGAAGGTAGAGAAAGAGATCGTGAGTGAACTCTGATAATATTTCAGGTTCAGTTCGTTGATGTAAGGCATTGCTTCTTGTAAAGGCGAATCCTCCACTCCCGGAAGCATGTGCGCACCGTTGATTTGAAGTCCGGTGAAGATAACGGAGGCAGGCTTGTCCAACGTCTCTATCTTGTTGGCATCCAGTACTACCAAGCCATAGTTTGTTCCGAACAATAATTTGCCGTCATTGCTGACGCAAGCGGTGTTTTCACTATATACATTTCCTAAAGTGTAGGAAGAGAAAAAGTAATTTTCTATCTGTTTGGTAGCCGGGGTGAAACGGGAGATGCCATATTCGGTTGCAATCCACATTTTATGGTCCTTATTCTGGACAATGGATTGTACGACTGCATTGGATAATCCGTCTTTTATATCATAGCAATCGAAAGTCAGGTGTTGATAGCTGTCTCCCGGGTGGCAGACTGCGAATCCGGCCCCGGAAGTACCAATCCACATATTACCTTTATCATCGTTCATCAAACAACGGATCTCGTTGCTGGGGAATGTGCCGTTGGCATGATTGTAAATCACGTAATTCTTGGGTGATGCAATCAGTGAATCCGGATGGAAGATATAAATACCGTTGTTCGTGCCTACCCACATGCGTCCGTTCTTGTCCTCTTCGATGACACGGATGCGTTTTTCACCGTAGTTGTCTTGTAAGAAGTGTTTGAACTGGTAGCCGTCGGTAGTTTTAATTGCTAAATTTAATCCTCCACCGAAAGTGCCTAGCCACATACGTCCTTTTCTATCGCGATAAATGGAGTAAACCTGGTCGTTGGATAGAGAGTTAGCGTTTCTGGGGTCATTCTTATACCATTTGTTTGCGCCGATGCGAAGGCCGATCCCTCTCATTCCCAGCCATAAGTTGCCTTCCTGATCTTCGTTCATGCTGTAAACGTTATGGGTGAAGTCCTCTTGCCGGATCACTTTGGTCAGGGCAGAGTTGTATTCGTAAAGGCTACCCATGCGGTTGGCCATGTAGATATTGCCGTTTTGAGTCTGAAAGAGCATGCGGATGGTATTCGAGCGGTCGGAACTGTTTTCACCGCTGGGATGAATACGCTGTGTTCCTTTGTTCAGAATTTCCAAATGAGATAAACCCGAGAATTCGGAGCTTACCCAGATACCTCCGGAACGGTCTTCCATTACAAATTGAAGATAGTTGGAGTTGATGTGGCTGGATTGATTGACTTCGAATGTGAAGTGTTGCAGGTTACCCGTCGATAATTCATAAGCGTAAAGCCCGTTGCCGTAAGTCGATATCCAGAGAATGTCCCGTGAGTCGTGTACGATGCTGTAACGTTCCACATCGATGTAACCGATATGTTTGGAGGAAAGGAACTGGAAAGGTTTGATTTTGCCGGTGGTTATATCGACGTACCATAAATTGCCCGTATAGTTATGTACCCATACATTTTTCTTATTGTCCCTGGTGACAGCGCCATTTTTGATATTCAGTTCCGAGTAACGACTTAGTTTACCGGTCGGAATATCCAGTATATAGCTGCCGTTGACGGTAAACAATACCCATTTATCCTGCAAGAGGAAGTTGCCTGTGACGTGGCCTATATCATCAAAGCCCTCGGCTAACGACGCAACCTTTTCCAGCTTGTCCGTGGAATAGGTATGACGGTAGATTTCATTTTTATCGGTAATGATACAAGTGTATTTATCATAAGAAATGATGTGTTCCCAGTTCTGTTGTTGCGGGTCGAGGTTGTTCGTTTTACCATTCTGATACTTCAATAACCCTTTGTCCGTACCAATCCAGACTTCTCCTTTTGCACTTTCCAGAACGAATTGTACTTTATCGGAAGGCAGGTTGCCTGATTTCTCTTTATACGCTTGCGATGAAAATTTGCCGTCCTGATAAACGACTCTGCGGCAACCGTTTTGATTATGCCATAACCAAATAGAGTTGTCGGAAAGGATAATGAATTTGGAATAGTTTTCCTTGTATTCCCCATTTCCGGTGAAATCTACAAAACAGCCATGACGCAAATCATAGCAACTGATAAAAGAAGAAATTGTTGAAATCCACATGAAGCCGTTCGGGTCTTCTTCCATGCTTCGGATGCGGGAATCGGCTAATGAGAGCGGGTTATTTATATCCGGATAGATATTGACGAAAGAATTGCCGTCATAATAACTTAATCCGTTGAGAGTTCCCAGCCAGATAAATCCTTTACTGTCCTGCATCATATAGCGGGTCGAATTATTTGCTAATCCATCTCCGGTAGTCAGCTTATTGGAGCGAATTTCCACGGAGGCCGACAGTGGATAGAGATAAAGCAATAAAAGCGATAATATAAGGAATGTATTCTTCTTCATAGTGGATTTATATGTGTTATATGCAGGCAAAGATAGTTATTTCTTTGGATTTTAAACAAATCTGCCCTTCGTATAGTAAAATACCAAGGGCAAGAGATGTGTATTTGTGGTTGGCGCTGATACTTTTAGTATAACACTTACTTGATTTGATATCCTCTGAAAGTACCTTTCATCTTTATAAGGTCCGGTCCGAAATAGAATCCCGGTTGTGTTGGCTGGTTATAGCCTACATTTTGGGTAGCGATACTGATTCTGTATATCGGTTCTTCAAGGAAGGTGTGGAATCTGTATTCGGTCGGGATAGTCGATACGTAGAGCCGGAGAGAAGCGTTGTCCTCGGAGCGTACGAGTACTTCTTCCCGCCAGTCGCCTATAATGTCACCTTGCAGACAAGGATTCGATTTCGTTCCATTGTTGAAAAGAGTTCCTGTGAATTTGACAAGCGGAACAAACTTTTTATTTTCCCAGTCGTATTTAATAATCATGCTTCTATCCAGTAGTTCGCGCAATAGGTCTCCATCCCACCAGACAGCCATATTGGTCGGCATATTTCTCATTTTGGGGGCTATGATTTCTCCTTTTACGTTTCGAATACCTTGTGAATCTCCTGACCACATTTCCACACCCGGATGAGTCGGGTCAATGTCGGCGGCCATACAACGTCCTACATCGGTATTGCTTTTTAGCTGCAACAACACTTCTCCCGTTGCAGCATCTCTATAAGTGGAGCCGTCACGTTTGTTTTCATGGCAGTCCCACACTTGCAGACCTTTTCGTGAAGGGTCAAAATGTGTCAGGTGGATGGCGTCTCCATGTCCCATTCGGGTAGAATAAAGTCCTTTGCCGTTGTGGTCGATAGCACAGGAACCGTAAATGATTTCGTCGCATCCATCACCATCCACATCGCCTACACGCAGATTGTGGTTTCCTTGTCCGGCGTACTGCTCACATCCGGGATGGTTGCTGTCGAATACCCAACGGTTCTTCAGTTCTTTTCCGTTCCAGTCGAAGGCAGCCAGAACAGTACGCGTGTAGTAGCCTCGGCACATGACAACACTTGGGTGTACTCCGTCAAGATAGGCTACACAAGCCAGGAAGCGGTCGCTTCGGTTACCTTTTGCGTCTCCCCAGTCGGCAACGTTGCCGCGGGCAGGGATATAGTCGATGGTATGTAAGGCTTCACCGGTGTCTCCAGAAAAAACAGTCAGGTATTCTTTGCCTTTCAGAATACGTCCTTGTTTCATTATCTGATTTCTGCTGGGATCGAAAGTTCCCTCTTCGCGATAGTCTGCATTTGCATCTCCTATCACTTTCCCTTTGCTGTCTATTGTTCCGTCGGCAGTCCGCATCACTACTTCCGCTTTGCCGTCACCATCCAGATCGTACACCATGAATTGAGTATAATGAGCTCCTGCACGTATGTTTTTACCCAAGTTGATACGCCATAGTTGTTCTCCGTTCATTCGGTAACAATCGATGTATACTTCGCCTGTATAGCCTTCATGTGCATTGTCGTGTGAATTGCTGGGGTCCCATTTGAGGATAATTTCGTATTCGCCGTCACCGTCTACGTCACCGATGGAAGCATCATTGGGACTGTACGTGTAGGTATCACCTGCCGGAGTTATTCCGTCCGCCGGTTTTTGCAGGGGAATTTCCAGATAGCCGAGAGGCGCGTTTTCCGGGAGTGTGTATGTACCGTCAATGTGATGCGTCTCCTTGCCTTTTAGAACAGGACGTACTTCGTAAACAGCCGTTTTCTGACTGTTATTCTTATCACGGAACAAGGTGCTGACTGTGATGGGAGTGTCTGTCAGTTTCTTCCCGTCTCTGTACACATTGAAACCGGTCTGTATCGGATCGGAAGAAAGATACCTCCACGAAACGATTACTTCTGAAGGGTTTTCGCGAATGGCAACTACGCCGCGGTTTAGTTTCTCCCGTTGTAACTTTGAGTAGTTATAACCAGGTTGTGCTGTCATTGTTGCAACAGGCAGCAACATGAATATGCACAATAGATAAATTGCAATTCTTCTCATATTTGTTTCATCGGTTTGGACCTTATTATATTTATTCACTCGCAAAATTACTCCTTTTTTGAATGTATGAAATGGAGAAATGTACAAAGACTATATACAATTGTGCACCCTTTCAAATTAATTGTCCGTATGATATAATATTCTATCTTTTGCGTACATCCGTCCATTACCTCTTTGATGATATGCGATAATTTTGCAACATGAACTAAAAGAAGTAATTATGAAGTATCTTTTATCTATTGTACTATTGGCCTTGATTGGTGTTACAACTCCGAAAAAGACAACTCCCGCTTATGATTGGGGAAGTGTGTCTGCAAAGCCGGATTTATCGTGGGCCGATCAGGTGGGGGCGCAGAGGACTCCGAAAAACACAGAATGGGATGCCGGAAAGTTCGGGTTGCGGAATGACACTTCCGTATTTAGTACTCCTGCTATCCAGGCCGCTATTGATGCTTGTCACCAACAGGGAGGAGGCACGGTAGTTGTTGCCCCGGGGTATTATAAAATAGGTGCTTTGTTTATCAAGAGTGGTGTGAACCTGCATCTTAGTAAAGGTACTACCTTGCTTGCGAGTGATAATATTCAGGACTATCCGGAATTTCCTTCCCGCATTGCCGGTATCGAAATGACATGGCCTTCGGCTGTTATCAATATAATGGATGCGGAAAATGCCGCTCTTACGGGGGAAGGCTTTATCGATTGCCGCGGAAAAGTATTCTGGGATAAATATTGGGCGATGCGGGAGGAATATGAGAAGAAGAATCTGCGCTGGATTGTGGATTATGATTGCAAGCGGGTGAGGGGAGTACTGGTTTCCAACAGCAAGCATATCACGTTGAAAGACTTTACGTTGGTGCGTACGGGATTCTGGGCTTGTCAGATTTTGTATTCGGATCATTGTTCGGTGAGCGGACTTACTATTAATAATAATGTAGGAGGTCACGGACCAAGTACGGATGGCATTGATATTGATTCATCCACCAATATTCTGGTAGAAAACTGTGATGTGGATTGCAACGATGATAATATTTGTATTAAGGCAGGGCGTGACGCGGATGGACTGCGTGTGAATCGTCCGACGGAGAATGTGGTGGTTC includes:
- a CDS encoding SusC/RagA family TonB-linked outer membrane protein; this encodes MKNILHGNGSLGRKIQYLLLMTLFVVQSTLSFAQNRTVTGVVVDEKDEPIIGANVTVKGTAKGTITDLDGKFVLSAPKSAKLLEVSFIGYNTQTVTITDKTLQIKLSESAIALDEVVAIGYGSAKKGNVTGAIAKVNAEKLEDRASTNIASSLQGQLAGVEVRSTTGEPGSELQIRVRGAASINADATPLYVVDGIPVDDLGSLNPGDIQSIEVLKDASSSAIYGSRGANGVVLITTKQAGTDEKVRVQFQASFGIQSLERKVDVLSPEEWIEFRTAYNNNRYISQYGSKGATIEDDYATRLAMIGGKESYYFLNDPRWTEPGYGNLKLIDWQDEFFRLAPIQNYQLSLSSGRGNTKYRVSMGYTDQEGIAIESNYKRLNFRANVESKVFNRITVGVNLAPSASWNEGGRVDGKDRQATNVLTMAPVAEPEDGIYTGAGAYGYYRWTSSSKISPVAYMEHVQNKGEKVQFSSSAYIKADIWNGIKAEVTGSYNFNSAQSRSFVPSTITKYRTDVEGYRTTASRTESRGNKFLLQGVLHYNKTFGRHTVGAMAGYSMESSGGSSMRLSATQFPDNSLEVIDMADVVLTAATASLSTPSRLMSYFGRLQYEYDDRYLLTASIRRDGSSRFGKANRWGIFPAVSGAYRISNEKFWPKNFVMNSLKLRASWGTNGNNSIPTNTALAKLSSANYSSGSIINGFAPTSLANPDLGWEKTESWNVAFDMGLFNNRIFLSADYYVKTTKDLLYQVTVPALLGFTKAWGNIGSIRNKGFELEVTTQNLTGRLKWSTSLNVSYNQNKVLSLGDDNSTVFTGYDSTTQVFMVDQPLRSFYMYDAVGVYQTQADLQKYPVMQNSKVGDVRYRDANGDGVINDSDRTLMGKPDPDYTFGITNTFKYKNFDLSFLITAQTGGQIYSVLGRAMDRPGMGANGNVLSHWKNMWKSEAEPGDGKTPGIDNANTGQFYDSRWLYSTDFIKLKNVTLGYRIPFKKKFIQNARVYLTGENLLMWDKYEGGFSPEANNGGSTGDYDYGSYPQARVITLGVNVTF
- a CDS encoding sialate O-acetylesterase, with translation MKNLLILFILAFSCNCMAGNNEPAHVIITAGQSNTDGRVPNDRLPDYIKTMATDTAFTTGAYKYCRIAQNRTDGKFRPFWPKSKRRAKPNTWGYDAITYYWLEQWWQEPFYVIKWAIGGTSIEPSNASDKSIHWSANPEWLANNTATSEKGRSLLLSFINDIDGCIDNTLSKLKNGYQIDAFLWHQGESDHAHGDKYYENLKAVVTYVRNHLSEKTGKDYSNLPFIFGTVAKKNKQYGSEVEAAMKRFAKEDKNAYLIDMSDAELMGDRLHFNQNSAEYLGKQMYEQIKAIR
- a CDS encoding glycoside hydrolase family 2 protein; this encodes MKHKLFLFVFLLTALSVINGQASERKKYNFNSEWKLRIGDFPKAKDAKFDDSKWKQVTLPHAFNEDEAFKLSIEQLTDTVVWYRKNFRIPELKSNQKVFVEFEGVRQRGDFYLNGHYLGRHENGVMAVGFDLTPHIKEGENVIAVRTDNDWMYREEGTNSKFQWNDRNFNANYGGIPKNVFLYVTDNVYQTLPLYSNLKTTGVYVYAQDFDIQGRKATIHAESEVRNDSKAPRQFSYQVSVLDADGKLMKTFQGDKVTLKAGETKTVKASATLHNLHFWSWGYGYLYTVKTALKDDNNQVFDEVSTRTGFRKTRFAEGKIWLNDRIIQMKGYAQRTSNEWPAVGLSVPAWLSDFSNDLMVKGNANLVRWMHVTPWKQDVESCDRVGLIQAMPAGDAEKDREGRQWEQRVELMRDAIIYNRNNPSILFYECGNKAISREHMIEMKAVRDKYDPFGGRAIGSREMLDIREAEYGGEMLYINRSEHHPMWATEYCRDEGLRKYWDEYSYPFHKEGDGPLYKGQPATDYNRNQDELAITMIARWYDYWRERPGTGNRVSSGGTKIIFSDTNTHYRGAENYRRSGVTDAMRIEKDAFYAHQVMWDGWVDTEKDQTYIIGHWNYPENTVKPVQVVSTGEEVELFLNGNSLGKGKRQYNFLFTFDNVAFKPGKLEAVSYNKAGKEISRYALNTAGEPASLKLTAIQNPEGFHADGADMALIQVEVVDKDGKRCPLDNRTVQFTLNGHAEWRGGIAQGENNHILDTNLPVECGINRALIRSTTTAGKVTLTAQAKGLPSASLTLETVPVKVTGGLSSYLPQSTLKGRLDRGETPSTPSYKDSKKGVRIVSAKAGSNNNDAEKSYDDIELTEWKNDGKLSTAWITYTLERDAEIDDICIKLQGWRSRSYPLEVYAGNTLIWSGNTDKSLGYIHLNIEKPVRANTITIRLKGNTSDKDAFGQIIEVEAKAANKMELEKSSSKNQLRIIEVEFLETIK